Proteins encoded together in one Gloeocapsa sp. PCC 73106 window:
- a CDS encoding YebC/PmpR family DNA-binding transcriptional regulator: MAGHSKWANIKRQKARVDAKRGKTFTQLSRAIIVAARQGFPDPNANFQLRSAIDKAKAAGIPNENIERAIAKGAGTYADDDSNFEEIRYEGYGPGGVAILIEALTDNRNRTAADLRVAFSKNGGNLGETGCVSWMFKQQGVVTVEGAIQEETLLEVSLAGGAQNYELIDLKESQGAEIFTKISNLEQLHKTLESEGFKVVEAEMRWLPENMIEVQDPQQAESLFKLLDTLESLDDVQNVTTNFEVVEKLI; the protein is encoded by the coding sequence ATGGCAGGTCATAGTAAATGGGCGAATATTAAAAGACAAAAAGCTAGAGTCGACGCTAAAAGAGGTAAAACCTTTACTCAGTTGTCTCGCGCGATAATTGTAGCAGCGCGCCAAGGATTTCCAGATCCCAACGCTAACTTTCAACTGAGATCAGCGATAGATAAAGCAAAAGCCGCAGGAATTCCCAACGAAAATATCGAGAGAGCGATCGCCAAAGGAGCGGGTACCTACGCCGATGATGATAGTAACTTTGAAGAAATACGCTACGAAGGTTATGGTCCCGGTGGTGTGGCTATACTTATAGAAGCTTTAACGGATAATCGCAATCGCACCGCGGCTGATTTACGCGTCGCTTTTAGTAAAAATGGTGGAAATTTGGGAGAAACCGGCTGTGTCAGTTGGATGTTCAAGCAACAAGGCGTAGTTACGGTAGAAGGGGCGATTCAAGAAGAAACACTATTAGAAGTATCTTTAGCAGGTGGCGCCCAAAATTATGAACTAATTGATTTAAAAGAGAGTCAGGGTGCAGAAATATTCACTAAGATTAGCAATTTAGAGCAATTACATAAAACCCTAGAAAGCGAAGGTTTTAAGGTCGTAGAAGCAGAAATGCGCTGGTTACCTGAAAACATGATAGAGGTACAAGATCCACAACAAGCGGAATCTTTATTTAAACTTTTAGATACCCTAGAATCTCTAGACGATGTGCAAAACGTCACCACTAATTTCGAAGTAGTTGAGAAGTTAATCTGA